A window of the Nibribacter ruber genome harbors these coding sequences:
- a CDS encoding YqgE/AlgH family protein, with the protein MAKEIQNGSILISEPFLGDPNFERSVVLVCQHDKEGTVGLVLNKLSSINLSEVIEINEEIFDITLAVGGPMQPNTLHYIHKILDLPEAKQIAPELFWGGDFEELTRRINLGLISQEQIRFFVGYSGWSPHQLQEEIDKNVWFINNKAVNKLLNLNIDSLWRDILKQMGGKYKMYANYPADPNLN; encoded by the coding sequence ATGGCGAAAGAGATTCAAAACGGCAGCATTTTAATATCAGAACCTTTTTTAGGAGACCCAAATTTTGAGCGAAGCGTAGTTTTGGTCTGCCAGCATGACAAAGAAGGGACCGTGGGCCTGGTCTTGAACAAGCTTTCTTCCATTAATCTTTCAGAGGTTATAGAAATAAATGAAGAAATTTTTGACATTACTTTGGCTGTTGGAGGCCCCATGCAGCCCAATACCCTACATTATATCCATAAAATACTGGATTTACCTGAAGCAAAGCAGATTGCCCCAGAATTATTTTGGGGCGGAGACTTTGAGGAATTGACAAGAAGAATTAACTTAGGATTAATATCCCAAGAACAAATTAGATTCTTTGTAGGTTACTCAGGTTGGAGCCCCCACCAGCTACAGGAGGAAATAGACAAAAATGTTTGGTTTATAAACAATAAGGCAGTTAATAAATTGCTTAATTTGAATATAGATTCTCTTTGGAGAGATATTTTAAAACAAATGGGGGGAAAGTACAAGATGTATGCAAACTACCCAGCAGATCCAAATTTAAACTAA
- a CDS encoding DUF1015 domain-containing protein: protein MADILPIKGFRYNPKLPFSIDALTSPLFDVVSLKQRQALYRNAYNSIHLSVPPGPEPAESARRTVEHWKRAQILQQDPLPGIYVYYQYFRLPGSEKEYVRKGFMANIKAYAWEEQVVLRHENTIPAAVNDRIELLEATKLQTSATHGLYADPDFALDPYMDESITSPIYESEDYQGVRDVLSVIHDAAVIQKFVDHLQNQQVLLADGHHRYEGSLAYRQKMLASTPNATGAEAFNYHLMYLTNADSDDLRILPTHRLLESLPIPTEVFLERLSSYFTVKPIEDAYSLQDLIVGKQWAFGLYIEGQAYKIILKPEVHAQLNWDIPAEVKNLDLSVLHFFVFEQILGVSREEQRYYPGLSYVRSFAECLSKVESSKAQVAFITNEVKMQEVRSVCASGAVMPQKSTFFYPKVICGFLFSSIEEDEFR from the coding sequence ATGGCTGACATTTTGCCCATAAAAGGCTTTCGGTACAACCCAAAGCTTCCGTTCTCCATAGATGCGCTCACCTCTCCCCTGTTTGACGTGGTCTCCCTCAAGCAGCGGCAGGCCCTCTATAGAAACGCCTATAACAGCATTCATTTGTCCGTTCCGCCAGGACCAGAACCTGCCGAAAGCGCCAGAAGAACCGTGGAGCACTGGAAACGCGCGCAGATTCTGCAACAAGATCCACTGCCGGGCATTTATGTGTACTACCAGTATTTCAGGTTGCCGGGTTCAGAAAAGGAATACGTCCGGAAGGGATTCATGGCGAATATAAAAGCCTATGCCTGGGAAGAACAGGTGGTGTTGCGTCATGAGAACACCATACCTGCCGCCGTTAATGACCGCATAGAACTGTTAGAGGCCACCAAACTACAGACCAGCGCCACCCACGGCCTGTACGCCGACCCAGATTTTGCCCTTGACCCGTACATGGATGAAAGCATCACCTCTCCAATCTATGAGTCTGAAGACTACCAGGGTGTGCGGGATGTCTTGTCGGTGATCCATGACGCGGCAGTGATACAGAAATTTGTAGACCATCTGCAAAATCAGCAGGTACTGCTCGCCGATGGGCACCACCGCTATGAAGGCTCATTAGCCTATCGTCAGAAAATGCTGGCCAGCACGCCCAATGCCACCGGAGCCGAAGCCTTCAACTACCACCTCATGTACCTTACCAACGCAGACTCAGATGATCTGCGCATTCTGCCCACGCACCGGCTGCTGGAGTCGCTACCCATTCCAACAGAAGTCTTTTTGGAAAGACTGTCTTCTTATTTTACCGTTAAGCCCATTGAAGACGCATACAGCCTGCAAGATTTGATTGTGGGCAAACAGTGGGCCTTTGGGTTGTATATTGAAGGTCAAGCCTACAAAATCATCCTCAAACCCGAGGTGCACGCGCAGCTGAACTGGGATATCCCTGCGGAAGTAAAAAATCTGGACCTGAGCGTGCTGCATTTTTTTGTGTTTGAGCAGATTCTGGGAGTATCCAGGGAAGAACAGCGCTATTACCCGGGCCTGTCTTACGTAAGAAGCTTCGCCGAATGCCTCTCAAAGGTAGAAAGCAGTAAGGCGCAGGTGGCCTTTATCACCAACGAAGTAAAAATGCAGGAGGTGAGAAGCGTATGTGCCTCGGGCGCGGTGATGCCCCAGAAGTCTACCTTCTTTTATCCCAAAGTAATCTGTGGTTTCCTTTTTAGCTCAATTGAAGAAGATGAATTTAGATAA
- the pdxH gene encoding pyridoxamine 5'-phosphate oxidase, producing the protein MEKPLSLADIRSNYSKKILTRDAVSDSPLQQFDVWMQEALTAQVEEATAMTLSTADKNGRPSARVVLLKALEPEGFIFYTNYESRKGQQLAENPFASLTFFWPALERQVRIEGKVQRVDQASSDAYFQSRPRGSQIGAWSSPQSTPIENRQVLEELEQQYTQQFEGQDTVPRPGHWGGYLVKPERIEFWQGRPNRLHDRLVYLATEEGGWKIERLAP; encoded by the coding sequence ATGGAAAAGCCACTTTCATTAGCTGATATACGCAGTAACTACTCTAAAAAGATTTTAACCCGAGATGCGGTTTCTGATAGCCCGCTGCAGCAGTTTGACGTCTGGATGCAGGAGGCGTTGACGGCCCAGGTGGAGGAAGCTACGGCCATGACCCTGAGCACTGCAGATAAAAACGGAAGGCCTTCGGCCAGAGTTGTCCTATTGAAAGCTCTGGAACCAGAGGGGTTTATTTTTTACACCAACTATGAGAGCCGCAAGGGCCAGCAACTGGCAGAAAATCCCTTTGCCAGCCTCACCTTCTTCTGGCCCGCCCTGGAGCGGCAGGTGCGCATAGAAGGAAAAGTGCAGCGAGTAGACCAAGCCAGCTCAGATGCTTATTTTCAGAGCCGCCCACGCGGAAGCCAGATTGGGGCCTGGTCTTCGCCGCAGAGCACGCCTATTGAAAACCGTCAAGTATTAGAGGAACTTGAGCAGCAATACACGCAGCAGTTTGAAGGCCAAGATACTGTGCCCCGCCCGGGCCACTGGGGAGGGTACCTGGTTAAGCCAGAAAGAATAGAGTTCTGGCAGGGCCGCCCCAACCGCCTGCATGACCGGTTAGTATACCTTGCCACAGAAGAAGGCGGCTGGAAGATTGAACGCCTGGCTCCTTGA
- a CDS encoding BamA/TamA family outer membrane protein, producing MKKYLILLLIIFRGFSGAAQEMPPVKPDSVLTPAPDTLLVTQPVPVKTTTEDTLRETKSKWDLFPILYYTPETQFAFGVKAIYVKKFAGSTSKDRPSSFPLTFTYTTQKQIIVNANADIWKQHNARHLQAWVGYSIYPYFFYGVGNDTPEEDEEEFTSHIFDTYAQYEQKVLGHLYLGGRYEFRHETVPTVAPEGQLATKDILGSTGTRASGLGPVLSYDTRDHLYFPRNGVYHQLSYLLFNKALGSESNFSRYRLDLRKYLGIKRSVLAGQAYFNFTTGNMPFQYLSYLGGGNVLRGFLEARYRDRHAMVYQLEYRAPLYKRIGIVGFAATGQVVPSLKDYSFADQHLAAGGGLRYRLNEEGMNIRMDVAVSKAGNYVYFSVNEAF from the coding sequence TTGAAAAAGTATCTAATCCTTCTGCTAATCATCTTTCGGGGATTTTCTGGAGCCGCACAGGAAATGCCACCCGTAAAGCCAGATTCTGTCCTTACTCCGGCGCCTGACACTCTTCTGGTAACTCAACCCGTGCCTGTAAAGACTACTACTGAGGACACTTTGCGGGAAACCAAATCAAAATGGGACCTATTCCCTATCCTGTATTATACCCCAGAGACCCAGTTCGCATTTGGCGTAAAGGCCATTTACGTGAAGAAGTTTGCCGGTAGCACGTCAAAAGACAGGCCTTCTTCTTTTCCCCTAACGTTTACCTACACCACGCAGAAGCAAATCATTGTAAATGCCAACGCTGATATCTGGAAACAGCACAACGCCCGCCACCTGCAAGCCTGGGTAGGATACTCCATTTATCCCTATTTCTTTTATGGTGTTGGCAATGACACGCCAGAGGAAGATGAGGAAGAGTTCACCAGTCATATTTTTGACACCTACGCCCAATATGAACAGAAGGTGTTAGGGCATCTGTACCTGGGCGGAAGGTATGAATTCCGGCATGAAACTGTCCCCACCGTGGCTCCTGAAGGGCAGCTGGCTACCAAAGATATTTTGGGCAGCACTGGTACCCGCGCCTCGGGGTTGGGGCCTGTATTGAGTTATGACACCCGTGACCATCTGTACTTTCCAAGAAATGGAGTTTATCACCAATTGTCCTACTTGCTATTCAACAAAGCTTTAGGCAGTGAAAGCAATTTTAGCAGATACCGGCTTGATCTCAGAAAGTACCTGGGTATTAAGAGAAGTGTCCTGGCAGGACAGGCGTATTTCAACTTCACAACGGGCAACATGCCGTTTCAATACTTATCTTATTTAGGAGGCGGCAACGTGCTGCGCGGATTTTTAGAAGCCCGCTACCGCGACCGCCATGCCATGGTGTACCAGTTAGAATACAGGGCGCCTTTGTATAAACGAATAGGTATTGTGGGCTTTGCCGCCACGGGGCAGGTGGTTCCCTCCTTGAAAGACTACTCCTTTGCGGACCAACACTTGGCAGCCGGCGGCGGCCTGCGCTATAGACTTAACGAAGAAGGCATGAACATCCGGATGGACGTGGCCGTCTCCAAGGCTGGGAACTATGTATATTTCTCTGTGAACGAAGCTTTTTAA
- a CDS encoding DUF349 domain-containing protein, with protein MMNQEQENQHQKNSAEPTAEQRANEQRRIVEERLADINARSSTAEATTTDTLVESAPVEEMEESTPQAEASPEVEAPIEEPALAQSSVLTSEEPATPEAAPSEPPVQPETPAMHAPETLEPEVAPVAAATQPPAEEPSSEPTSVHDLHHHLDDEDLHAHEDLSHAPIEEIRKKIIALATEGQPKKSSRQLIEVYRQYEQRFHEERQDALKRFIADGGAADDFEYHAPKEHQDVEQAIQRYREGRAREQRQEEEQKVVNLQKKKDLLERLRVLLESSETNASGSAIKELQAEWKAIGQVPNADAQQLWNSYHALLDMYYNNRSIFFELKELDRKRNLDAKTLLCDRAESLAQEENINKALQELRNLHDEWKHIGPVPNDVRDQIWNRFIQASEKVHERKKVFLESRREVEVQNLEKKRALLAEIEQYQTFTSDRINDWRDKTDQIQQLKERWDAAGLVPKENAEEVNKAFWSSYKAFFHHKNTFFKALDEEKMQNYRQKVALCEEAESLQSSEDWDPTKEKLIQLQKKWKTIGRVPDKYSDKIWNRFRSACNAFFDRLHQESQYKETQLNQLTAAKLEYVEKLSTKIEDPALVGSLEEFNTINQEWQGLATEGKRNVKVEERFNQLLAQYLQRVPELNGEEREQKLFQLQLNQLKSSPDGDHKLYQKEQHLRRDITTLENDISTLRTNIEFFARSKNAEKLREEYQAKIDDAQGRIQHLKRQLKALRA; from the coding sequence ATGATGAACCAAGAACAGGAAAACCAACATCAAAAGAATTCTGCTGAACCTACTGCAGAGCAGCGGGCAAATGAGCAGCGCCGGATTGTGGAGGAACGACTAGCCGACATTAACGCCCGTTCCTCTACGGCAGAGGCTACTACCACAGATACCCTGGTAGAATCTGCCCCGGTAGAAGAAATGGAAGAAAGTACTCCCCAAGCCGAAGCTTCTCCTGAAGTGGAAGCCCCAATAGAGGAACCAGCCCTAGCCCAATCTTCCGTTCTCACCTCTGAAGAACCAGCCACCCCAGAGGCAGCCCCTTCAGAACCTCCTGTTCAACCTGAAACACCTGCTATGCACGCTCCAGAAACCTTAGAGCCAGAAGTGGCACCAGTTGCCGCCGCTACTCAGCCACCGGCCGAAGAGCCATCCTCAGAACCTACTTCTGTGCATGACCTCCACCACCATCTTGACGATGAAGACCTGCATGCCCATGAAGACCTGAGCCATGCCCCCATTGAGGAAATCAGGAAGAAAATCATTGCCTTGGCTACGGAAGGCCAACCCAAAAAATCATCTAGACAATTGATTGAGGTATATCGCCAGTACGAGCAGCGGTTCCATGAAGAGCGGCAAGACGCCCTTAAGCGTTTTATAGCGGATGGCGGTGCCGCCGATGATTTTGAATACCATGCCCCTAAAGAGCACCAGGACGTAGAGCAGGCCATCCAACGATACCGCGAAGGCAGAGCCCGAGAGCAGCGCCAGGAAGAAGAGCAGAAAGTGGTAAACTTGCAAAAGAAGAAAGACCTGTTGGAACGCCTTAGAGTGTTGCTGGAGTCTTCTGAGACCAACGCCAGCGGAAGCGCCATCAAAGAACTGCAGGCTGAGTGGAAAGCCATAGGACAAGTGCCCAACGCAGATGCCCAGCAGCTTTGGAATTCCTACCATGCCTTGTTGGACATGTATTACAACAACCGCAGCATCTTCTTTGAGCTAAAAGAACTGGACCGCAAGCGCAACCTGGACGCCAAAACTCTCTTGTGCGACCGTGCCGAAAGCCTGGCCCAAGAGGAGAACATCAACAAAGCCTTGCAAGAACTCAGAAACTTGCATGATGAGTGGAAACACATTGGACCCGTGCCTAATGATGTGCGCGACCAAATCTGGAACCGTTTCATTCAGGCATCAGAGAAGGTGCATGAGCGCAAGAAAGTTTTCTTAGAATCCAGAAGAGAGGTAGAGGTGCAAAACCTTGAGAAGAAGCGCGCGCTTCTTGCCGAGATTGAACAATACCAAACCTTCACTTCAGACCGCATCAATGACTGGCGTGACAAAACCGATCAGATTCAGCAATTGAAAGAACGCTGGGATGCCGCTGGTCTGGTGCCTAAAGAAAACGCCGAAGAAGTAAACAAAGCTTTCTGGAGCAGCTATAAAGCCTTCTTCCATCACAAGAACACCTTCTTTAAGGCCTTGGATGAGGAGAAGATGCAAAACTACCGCCAAAAGGTAGCGCTCTGTGAAGAAGCAGAAAGCCTCCAAAGCAGCGAAGACTGGGATCCTACCAAAGAAAAACTGATTCAGCTGCAGAAAAAATGGAAAACCATTGGCCGTGTGCCTGACAAGTACTCAGACAAAATCTGGAACCGTTTCAGGTCTGCCTGTAATGCTTTCTTTGACCGTCTGCACCAGGAGTCCCAGTACAAAGAAACGCAGTTGAACCAATTGACGGCTGCCAAACTAGAATACGTGGAGAAACTGTCTACCAAGATTGAAGATCCTGCGCTGGTTGGTTCCCTGGAAGAATTCAACACCATCAACCAGGAGTGGCAAGGCCTGGCCACCGAAGGCAAGCGCAACGTCAAGGTAGAAGAACGGTTCAACCAACTATTGGCCCAGTACCTGCAGCGCGTACCAGAACTGAACGGGGAGGAGCGGGAACAGAAGTTGTTCCAGTTGCAGTTGAATCAGCTCAAGTCCAGCCCAGACGGCGACCATAAGTTGTACCAGAAAGAACAGCACCTGCGCAGAGACATCACCACCCTGGAAAATGACATCTCCACTCTGAGAACCAACATTGAATTTTTTGCCCGTTCTAAGAATGCAGAAAAACTCAGAGAGGAGTATCAGGCCAAGATTGATGATGCCCAAGGCCGCATTCAACACCTCAAGCGGCAATTAAAGGCCCTTCGAGCATAA
- a CDS encoding S1/P1 nuclease produces MRTTYKKLICLAFVLPLLVGQAFAWGQTGHRVVGQVAEQHLKKKVRKKVMQILQDNSLAEVSTWMDDIKSDSAYNHTHDWHWVTIPDNTTYEQTTKNPKGDLVMKLEDVIAALKAKNLTKEKEQEYLKYLVHLVGDLHQPMHVGGKDDNGGNSVRLQWFGQNSNLHRVWDSDMIDNKDLSFTELAYFVGEPTQQEMTSWQAGTIKDWAYGMMVYRPQVYNLPPDLKLSYKYSYQNFKTIEKCLLQAGIRLAGVLNEIYG; encoded by the coding sequence ATGAGAACAACGTATAAAAAACTCATCTGCCTTGCCTTTGTGTTGCCCTTGCTGGTGGGGCAAGCGTTTGCTTGGGGCCAAACGGGTCACCGCGTGGTAGGCCAGGTGGCTGAGCAGCATTTAAAAAAGAAGGTAAGAAAGAAAGTCATGCAGATTTTGCAGGACAACTCGCTGGCAGAGGTTTCCACCTGGATGGACGACATCAAATCAGACTCGGCCTACAACCATACCCATGATTGGCACTGGGTGACCATTCCAGACAACACCACCTATGAGCAGACTACCAAGAACCCTAAAGGTGACTTGGTCATGAAGCTAGAGGATGTGATTGCCGCCCTTAAAGCCAAAAACCTTACTAAGGAAAAGGAGCAGGAATACTTGAAATATCTGGTACACTTGGTAGGAGACTTGCACCAACCAATGCACGTTGGCGGTAAAGATGACAACGGCGGCAACTCGGTGCGTCTGCAGTGGTTTGGTCAGAACTCCAACCTGCACCGGGTTTGGGACAGTGACATGATTGATAACAAGGACCTGAGCTTTACCGAACTGGCTTATTTTGTTGGAGAGCCTACACAACAGGAAATGACTTCCTGGCAAGCCGGCACCATCAAAGACTGGGCCTATGGCATGATGGTATACCGCCCGCAAGTGTACAATTTGCCGCCAGATCTTAAACTGAGCTACAAATATTCGTATCAGAACTTCAAAACCATTGAAAAATGTCTACTTCAGGCGGGTATAAGATTAGCCGGGGTTTTGAATGAGATTTACGGATAA